From Edaphobacter lichenicola, the proteins below share one genomic window:
- a CDS encoding HU family DNA-binding protein, translating to MAKGMTKTALVRHLAEKLELTNKQTAGFLELLAETAVKETKKNGEFTIPGIGKLVKAERKARLGRNPQTGETIKIKAKTVVKFRVAKVAKDTIAPVKK from the coding sequence ATGGCAAAGGGAATGACAAAGACAGCGCTGGTTCGCCACCTGGCGGAGAAGCTCGAACTCACCAACAAGCAGACTGCTGGCTTCCTGGAACTGCTGGCCGAGACTGCCGTCAAAGAGACCAAGAAGAATGGCGAGTTCACCATTCCTGGTATTGGCAAGCTGGTGAAGGCAGAGCGTAAGGCGCGTCTTGGCCGCAACCCGCAGACGGGTGAGACCATCAAGATCAAGGCCAAGACCGTGGTGAAGTTCCGCGTGGCCAAGGTTGCGAAGGACACGATCGCACCGGTAAAGAAGTAG
- a CDS encoding methyltransferase family protein, with product MKASALEFRLRFLIIVVIYLLGFIAPWNSFLHLDSIRTWQYLAAWPARSGWIGFSAATIMVLVLGILCAIAGAFLRTWGSAYLDPSTVQAGAMHGEGVVAAGPYRHLRNPLYLGTLFHTFALALLMPPSGAIFSILAITLFQLRLIFAEESFLTAKLGAPYLDYCAKVPRLFPSFTARIPASPLRPSSPSWPTAFLPEIYMWGVAVSFAALGWRYNSVLIIKGVLISLGLSLIVRAFLKPAPRRT from the coding sequence ATGAAAGCCTCAGCCCTCGAGTTCCGTCTCCGTTTTCTCATCATCGTAGTCATCTATCTTCTCGGCTTCATCGCCCCGTGGAACAGTTTCCTGCATCTGGACTCCATCCGCACCTGGCAGTACCTTGCAGCGTGGCCCGCGCGCAGTGGATGGATCGGCTTCAGCGCAGCCACCATCATGGTCCTGGTCCTCGGCATCCTTTGCGCAATTGCAGGAGCGTTCCTGCGCACCTGGGGCTCGGCCTACCTCGATCCCTCCACCGTTCAAGCCGGTGCGATGCACGGCGAAGGCGTCGTAGCCGCCGGCCCCTATCGCCATCTCCGCAATCCGCTCTACCTTGGCACGCTCTTCCACACCTTTGCCCTCGCGCTTCTCATGCCACCCAGCGGAGCCATCTTCTCCATCCTCGCCATCACACTCTTCCAGCTCCGCCTCATCTTCGCGGAAGAGTCCTTCCTCACCGCAAAACTCGGCGCTCCCTATCTCGACTACTGCGCCAAAGTCCCACGCCTCTTCCCATCATTCACTGCACGCATTCCCGCATCCCCGCTGCGCCCCTCGTCTCCATCGTGGCCCACAGCATTCCTCCCCGAGATCTACATGTGGGGAGTAGCCGTCTCCTTCGCGGCACTCGGCTGGCGCTACAACTCCGTGCTCATCATCAAAGGCGTCCTCATCTCACTCGGCCTCTCCCTCATCGTCCGAGCGTTCCTCAAGCCCGCACCCAGGAGAACCTAG
- a CDS encoding ParA family protein: MTTEQLTPKPEDTTQKPAEPKSSPKPSKVIAVVNQKGGVGKTTTAINLAAALALEGLNTLLIDCDPQANSTGGLGFARARDGEEARLSIYDILVGQTTIAEALLSTEIDTLKLIPSSKNLIGATIELIGLDRREYKLRDAIEPIRADYPFILLDCPPALDLLTLNSLVAADSLLVPMQAEYFALEGISELMSTLDRVGQSFNHGLALEGVLLTMYDDRTNLSQQVSENLQAFFTDKLLKTTIPRNIRLAEAPSHGKPVSLYDPKSRGSEAYRELALELLTRNKMDSPEEKRRKAAAAAAASALKSFHKPEKKPRFWQSSK; the protein is encoded by the coding sequence ATGACGACTGAACAGCTCACTCCCAAGCCTGAAGACACCACCCAAAAGCCCGCAGAGCCCAAATCCTCCCCCAAACCGTCCAAGGTCATCGCGGTCGTCAATCAAAAGGGCGGAGTCGGCAAGACCACCACTGCCATCAATCTCGCGGCCGCCCTGGCCCTCGAAGGCCTCAATACCCTCCTCATCGACTGCGACCCCCAGGCCAACTCCACCGGCGGCCTCGGTTTTGCCCGCGCCAGGGACGGCGAAGAGGCCCGCCTCAGCATCTATGACATCCTCGTCGGCCAAACCACCATCGCCGAAGCCCTCCTCTCCACCGAGATCGACACCCTCAAGCTCATCCCCAGCAGCAAAAACCTCATCGGCGCCACCATCGAGCTCATCGGCCTCGACCGCCGAGAGTACAAGCTCCGCGATGCCATCGAGCCCATCCGCGCCGACTACCCCTTCATCCTCCTCGACTGCCCCCCAGCTCTCGACCTCCTCACCCTCAACTCCCTCGTCGCCGCCGACAGCCTCCTCGTCCCCATGCAGGCCGAGTACTTTGCCCTCGAAGGCATCTCCGAGCTGATGAGCACCCTCGACCGCGTCGGCCAGAGCTTCAACCACGGCCTTGCTCTCGAGGGCGTCCTCCTGACCATGTACGACGACCGCACCAACCTCTCCCAGCAGGTCTCGGAGAATCTGCAGGCCTTCTTCACCGACAAGCTCCTCAAGACCACTATCCCGCGCAACATCCGCCTCGCCGAAGCGCCCAGCCACGGCAAGCCTGTCTCGCTCTACGACCCCAAATCCCGCGGCTCCGAGGCCTATCGTGAGCTGGCCCTCGAGCTCCTGACCCGCAACAAGATGGACAGCCCCGAAGAGAAGCGTAGAAAAGCCGCGGCAGCGGCAGCCGCTAGCGCTCTCAAGTCCTTCCACAAGCCCGAAAAGAAACCCCGCTTCTGGCAATCCAGCAAATAG
- a CDS encoding GNAT family N-acetyltransferase — translation MTRPHDYFLRTDRLGFGQWSEGDLPLALELWGDPGVSSLIGGPFTDREIGARLARERTMLIDHQVQYWPVFLLQSDDFAGCAGLRPYHLDGRIFEMGVHVRKSYQGQGLAQEAARAVIKFAFETLQIRGLFAGHHPKNASSKRLLGRLGFSFTHEEFYAPTGANHPSYLLMNPGRPETL, via the coding sequence TTGACTCGACCGCACGACTACTTTCTTCGGACAGATCGCTTGGGGTTTGGACAGTGGAGCGAAGGAGACCTTCCCCTCGCCCTTGAACTATGGGGCGATCCTGGAGTGTCTTCGCTGATTGGCGGGCCCTTTACCGATCGTGAGATCGGTGCGCGGCTAGCTCGTGAGAGAACCATGTTGATCGACCACCAGGTTCAGTATTGGCCTGTCTTCCTGCTTCAAAGCGATGATTTTGCCGGGTGTGCCGGACTTCGGCCCTACCATCTCGATGGCCGCATCTTCGAGATGGGAGTCCATGTGAGAAAGAGTTACCAGGGGCAGGGTCTCGCTCAGGAGGCGGCACGCGCCGTTATCAAATTTGCGTTTGAGACGCTGCAGATCCGAGGATTGTTCGCGGGACACCACCCGAAGAATGCCTCCTCGAAACGTCTTCTCGGAAGGCTTGGGTTTTCTTTTACGCACGAAGAGTTCTATGCACCTACGGGCGCAAATCACCCGTCCTATCTGCTGATGAATCCGGGCCGTCCCGAAACTCTCTAG
- a CDS encoding metal-dependent hydrolase family protein, translating to MRQARHVKLYLFLFLLQIAFLNLHAQTTPRTLVRTGHLLEVKTGAEPAAQTIIVTGDRITAIAPTASTPKQAGDTEIDLTRFTVMPGLIDVHTHLTAANNFDPYFELSMTPAKEAIIGVENAKVTLEAGFTTVRNVGANDFTDVALRDEINAGHIPGPHMQVSGPALGITGGHMDENLLPYEFHYHAEGVADGIPAVQHQVRENIKYGADLIKIGATGGVLSKGDDPQASQYTLEEMQAIVADAHRLGRKVAAHAHGAQGILFATEAGVDSIEHGSYINDEDIALMKKKGTYLVPTAYLVDWMQQYGNLPPFYQQKMKDVSAVEKQNAIKAIKAGVKIALGTDAAVYPHGLNAHEVDVYVNQFGMSPLQGIQTGTLNAADLMGWNDRVGSIDPGKWADLIAIDGDPLKDVKLLQHVPFVMKSGIVYKDETHK from the coding sequence ATGCGTCAAGCCCGTCACGTGAAACTCTATTTATTCCTCTTTCTGTTACAAATTGCTTTCCTCAACCTTCACGCCCAAACGACACCCCGCACCCTCGTCCGCACCGGTCATCTTCTCGAGGTAAAAACCGGAGCCGAGCCTGCGGCCCAGACCATCATCGTCACCGGCGACCGCATCACCGCCATCGCGCCTACTGCCTCCACGCCGAAGCAAGCCGGTGACACCGAGATCGACCTCACCCGATTCACCGTCATGCCCGGCCTCATCGACGTGCACACCCACCTCACAGCAGCCAACAACTTCGATCCCTACTTCGAACTCAGCATGACCCCCGCCAAAGAAGCCATCATCGGCGTCGAAAATGCAAAGGTCACCCTCGAAGCCGGCTTCACGACGGTACGCAATGTCGGCGCGAACGACTTCACCGACGTAGCCCTCCGCGACGAGATCAACGCCGGCCACATCCCCGGCCCGCACATGCAGGTCTCCGGCCCAGCCCTCGGCATCACCGGCGGACACATGGATGAGAACCTTCTCCCCTACGAGTTTCACTACCACGCTGAAGGCGTAGCCGACGGCATCCCCGCCGTCCAGCATCAGGTCCGCGAGAACATCAAGTACGGCGCCGACCTCATCAAGATCGGAGCTACTGGCGGCGTCCTCTCCAAGGGAGACGACCCGCAGGCATCGCAGTACACCCTCGAAGAGATGCAGGCCATCGTAGCCGACGCTCATCGTCTCGGCCGGAAGGTCGCGGCTCACGCTCATGGAGCGCAAGGCATCCTCTTCGCCACCGAAGCAGGCGTCGACTCCATCGAACACGGCAGCTATATCAACGACGAAGACATCGCCCTCATGAAGAAGAAAGGCACCTACCTCGTCCCCACCGCGTATCTCGTCGACTGGATGCAGCAGTACGGCAACCTTCCGCCCTTCTACCAGCAGAAGATGAAAGACGTCAGCGCCGTCGAAAAGCAGAATGCGATCAAGGCCATCAAAGCCGGTGTCAAAATCGCACTCGGCACCGACGCCGCCGTCTATCCACACGGCCTCAACGCCCACGAGGTTGATGTCTATGTCAATCAATTCGGCATGTCGCCACTGCAAGGCATTCAGACCGGCACCCTCAACGCCGCCGACCTCATGGGATGGAACGATCGCGTCGGTTCCATCGACCCCGGCAAATGGGCCGACCTCATCGCCATCGACGGCGACCCACTCAAAGACGTCAAGCTCCTCCAGCACGTCCCCTTCGTCATGAAATCAGGCATTGTTTACAAAGACGAGACACACAAGTAG
- a CDS encoding ParB/RepB/Spo0J family partition protein has product MPTATADPKRRALGKGLESLLPQRPAAPAPLPPPPVVESTGKPLEIPLDQIERNPFQTRSQFDEAKLAELAQSIAASGVVQPIVVRPLSGGRYQLITGERRWLASKKANKTTIPSIVRQVSDEQTLEMTIVENLQRADLNPIEQARAYQRLSSDFKMTQEQMAVRTGKERASVANFLRLLRLPESIQQKVESGDLTFGHARTLLALDSPEAITTAAQKVMALSLSVRQTESYVQGLINPEAKEKKESKADAQPEDPNVREAQDRLRRSLGLKVRIEDKKGKGRVIIEYSGLEDFDSILTALGGQ; this is encoded by the coding sequence ATGCCAACCGCCACCGCAGATCCCAAACGTCGAGCCCTGGGCAAGGGCCTTGAATCCCTCCTCCCTCAACGCCCCGCCGCGCCCGCACCTCTACCGCCCCCACCGGTAGTCGAGTCCACCGGCAAGCCGCTCGAGATCCCCCTCGACCAGATCGAACGCAACCCCTTCCAGACGCGCAGTCAGTTCGACGAGGCCAAGCTGGCCGAACTGGCGCAGTCCATCGCAGCCTCCGGCGTAGTGCAACCCATTGTGGTACGGCCACTTAGCGGAGGGCGCTACCAGCTCATCACCGGCGAGCGCCGCTGGCTGGCCAGCAAAAAAGCCAACAAGACCACCATCCCCTCCATCGTGCGTCAGGTCTCAGACGAGCAGACGCTCGAGATGACCATCGTTGAAAACCTCCAGCGTGCCGATCTCAACCCCATCGAACAGGCACGCGCCTACCAGCGCCTCAGCAGCGACTTCAAGATGACCCAGGAGCAGATGGCCGTCCGCACCGGCAAAGAGCGGGCAAGCGTAGCTAATTTCCTTCGTTTGTTGCGTTTACCGGAATCAATCCAGCAAAAAGTGGAGTCCGGCGATCTCACCTTCGGCCACGCCCGCACCCTTCTCGCGCTCGATTCGCCCGAAGCGATCACCACCGCCGCTCAAAAGGTGATGGCACTGTCGCTCTCCGTCCGTCAGACCGAAAGCTACGTCCAAGGCCTCATCAATCCTGAGGCAAAGGAGAAGAAGGAGTCCAAGGCCGACGCCCAGCCCGAAGACCCCAACGTCCGCGAGGCACAAGACCGCCTGCGCCGCTCCCTCGGCCTCAAGGTGCGCATCGAGGACAAGAAGGGCAAAGGCCGCGTCATCATCGAGTACTCCGGCCTCGAAGACTTCGACTCCATCCTCACTGCACTAGGCGGGCAGTAG